Proteins co-encoded in one Candidatus Moraniibacteriota bacterium genomic window:
- the rpmH gene encoding 50S ribosomal protein L34 has translation MKRTYQPKKGRRKSRHGFLKRMGTKKGAAVIKRRRQVGRKKLSV, from the coding sequence ATGAAAAGAACATACCAACCAAAAAAGGGGCGCAGAAAAAGTCGACATGGCTTTCTAAAACGCATGGGTACTAAAAAGGGCGCAGCTGTAATCAAAAGAAGGAGACAAGTTGGCCGCAAAAAGCTTTCTGTTTAA
- the rnpA gene encoding ribonuclease P protein component: MLSKKYRLTKREDFYSVYKKGFCIEEDALLIKYLKSEQPLSRIGFSVSKHFSKKAVSRNRTKRVLQEVCRFYLPSLKNGFDIVITPRPNQERIEFNKTKDILNNIFIKANLFK; the protein is encoded by the coding sequence ATGCTTTCTAAAAAATATAGATTAACGAAACGCGAAGATTTCTATTCTGTATATAAAAAAGGATTCTGCATTGAAGAAGATGCTCTTTTAATCAAATATTTGAAATCTGAACAACCCTTAAGCCGTATAGGGTTTTCGGTCAGCAAGCATTTTTCCAAGAAAGCCGTATCAAGAAATCGAACAAAAAGAGTGCTCCAAGAAGTTTGTCGATTTTATCTTCCCTCATTAAAAAATGGCTTTGATATAGTAATTACCCCAAGACCAAACCAAGAAAGGATTGAATTTAATAAAACAAAGGATATTTTAAATAACATTTTTATAAAAGCTAATTTGTTTAAATAA
- a CDS encoding YidC/Oxa1 family membrane protein insertase has product MLIFLYNIVPGKDFGISIILITILLRIVLIPIYKKQIESQKKMQELQPKIKELQERTKGNKEQQTKQMMELYKEHKTNPFSGCLPLIVQLIFLIAIYRVLITISNNGLLADTSQLYSFVKNPGQINQFFIGIVDLTKPSVVIAVLAAIAQYFQTKMLMKQQPKVEKKNDSDKPDLAQMMSKQMLYLGPIMTLFIGIKFPAGLSLYWLIGTLFMLVQQFLIEKKSLR; this is encoded by the coding sequence ATGCTTATTTTCCTGTATAATATTGTTCCGGGAAAAGATTTTGGCATATCAATAATCCTTATTACGATACTTCTCAGGATAGTTTTGATCCCTATATATAAAAAACAGATAGAGTCACAGAAAAAAATGCAAGAGTTGCAGCCTAAAATAAAGGAACTGCAAGAAAGAACAAAGGGAAACAAAGAACAACAGACAAAGCAAATGATGGAATTATATAAGGAGCACAAAACAAATCCTTTTTCCGGTTGCCTGCCTCTTATAGTCCAGCTGATTTTCCTCATTGCAATCTATAGGGTTCTGATAACTATTTCAAATAATGGATTATTAGCAGACACTTCCCAGCTTTATTCTTTTGTTAAAAACCCGGGACAAATAAACCAGTTTTTTATTGGCATAGTTGATCTCACAAAACCAAGTGTTGTAATTGCGGTTTTAGCGGCTATAGCACAGTATTTCCAAACAAAGATGCTGATGAAACAACAACCTAAGGTTGAAAAGAAAAATGATTCTGACAAGCCAGATTTAGCACAAATGATGAGCAAGCAAATGCTGTATCTTGGTCCAATTATGACTCTTTTCATAGGAATAAAATTTCCCGCAGGACTTTCTCTTTACTGGTTAATCGGAACACTATTCATGCTAGTACAGCAGTTTTTGATTGAAAAGAAATCATTACGCTAA
- a CDS encoding R3H domain-containing nucleic acid-binding protein: MEEQISNDLKKIITDLIQKMGFSAQVSVSNSKENDSIICNLSTDTDSHFLIGQHGTNLQAIQHIVRLVVRKKISEKINFILDVNSYKQQRNESIAEQAQSAAKEAITQHRAIIMKPMSTYERRIVHMELSKNPKVYTESVGEGDERKIIVKPKDSIE, encoded by the coding sequence ATGGAAGAACAAATAAGCAATGACCTCAAAAAAATTATTACGGATTTAATCCAAAAAATGGGTTTTTCTGCTCAGGTTTCTGTTTCAAATTCCAAAGAAAATGACAGCATAATTTGCAATCTTTCGACCGACACTGATTCTCATTTTCTCATAGGACAACATGGTACAAATTTACAAGCAATACAACACATTGTCAGGCTTGTTGTAAGAAAAAAAATATCAGAAAAAATAAACTTTATTCTTGATGTAAATTCTTATAAACAGCAGAGAAATGAGTCCATAGCAGAACAGGCTCAATCTGCAGCTAAGGAAGCAATAACTCAGCATCGCGCAATAATTATGAAACCCATGTCGACATATGAACGCAGGATTGTCCATATGGAGCTTTCAAAAAATCCTAAAGTTTATACAGAAAGCGTTGGGGAGGGAGATGAGCGAAAAATAATCGTAAAGCCAAAAGATTCTATCGAATAA
- a CDS encoding flippase, with the protein MAIARKIAYNVVFNVITKILSTILALVGIAFITRYLGTQGFGDYSTVLAFFSFFGSIADLGLYSITAREISRPGADEKKILGNAFSLRLLSSVTVFIITPCIIFFLPYSHDVKLGIFIAAASFVFSSTYMVLNGVFQKNLAMDKVAGAEVLGKLLQIIIIVLAVKNDLGFTSIVLSVLFSMIFNFLAVLLMVNKYIPLKLQFDFAYWKKFLKESLPLGISVAVIFMYFKMDTIILSILKTNAEVGIYNAAYKVIENASFFPSMITGLMFPLFSLHIFSDKKRFYYLANETFKVFTILIVPIVVGTLFLSEGIINLIGGAAFSQSAGTLRILVFALAFIFFGGLFNNILIASNHQKKMLWVFVACALFNIIFNIIFIPLFSYTASAVISSFTEFFVALAGFVLTAKYVGYIPLVKNFPQILLSGLAMGVFLYLFRNQGFFLLAISSSFVYATFLWITKTITFKEFSEIFTTK; encoded by the coding sequence ATGGCTATCGCACGAAAAATTGCGTATAATGTGGTTTTTAATGTAATTACTAAGATTCTTTCAACTATTCTTGCTTTAGTTGGGATAGCTTTTATTACGCGATACCTTGGAACACAAGGCTTCGGTGATTATTCTACTGTTTTAGCTTTTTTTTCGTTTTTTGGTTCAATTGCTGATCTTGGATTGTATTCCATAACTGCGCGCGAGATTTCACGACCTGGCGCTGATGAAAAAAAAATATTAGGCAATGCCTTTTCCCTTCGCCTACTTTCTTCTGTTACAGTTTTTATTATTACCCCCTGTATTATTTTTTTCCTTCCTTATTCTCATGACGTAAAATTGGGAATATTTATCGCAGCAGCTTCTTTTGTTTTTTCTTCAACCTACATGGTTCTTAATGGCGTCTTCCAGAAAAATCTAGCCATGGATAAGGTGGCGGGAGCAGAAGTCCTTGGAAAATTACTACAAATTATAATAATAGTACTGGCCGTTAAGAATGATTTAGGATTTACATCCATTGTTCTGTCCGTGCTTTTCTCTATGATTTTTAATTTTCTTGCTGTTCTTCTCATGGTAAATAAATATATCCCCCTTAAGCTCCAGTTTGATTTTGCTTATTGGAAAAAATTCCTTAAAGAATCCCTGCCTCTTGGAATATCTGTTGCAGTTATATTTATGTATTTTAAAATGGACACAATTATTTTGTCTATACTAAAAACAAATGCAGAAGTTGGCATATACAACGCGGCTTATAAGGTCATAGAAAATGCTTCATTTTTTCCATCCATGATTACGGGTTTAATGTTTCCCCTGTTTTCTTTGCATATTTTTTCTGATAAAAAAAGATTTTACTATTTAGCCAATGAAACATTCAAGGTTTTCACTATTCTTATCGTACCTATAGTAGTTGGAACACTATTTCTTTCGGAGGGAATAATAAACCTTATTGGTGGAGCAGCTTTTTCCCAATCAGCTGGAACTCTACGAATTTTGGTTTTTGCTTTGGCTTTTATTTTTTTTGGAGGATTGTTCAATAATATCCTGATTGCAAGTAATCATCAAAAGAAAATGCTTTGGGTTTTTGTGGCCTGCGCCTTATTCAACATAATTTTTAATATCATTTTCATACCTTTATTTTCTTATACCGCTTCCGCTGTCATATCTTCTTTCACTGAATTTTTTGTAGCCTTGGCAGGATTTGTTCTCACTGCAAAATATGTTGGCTACATTCCTTTGGTAAAAAATTTTCCTCAGATATTATTGTCTGGGCTAGCCATGGGTGTTTTTCTTTACCTTTTCAGAAATCAGGGATTTTTCTTACTTGCAATATCAAGCTCTTTTGTATATGCGACATTCCTTTGGATAACTAAAACAATAACCTTTAAAGAATTCTCTGAAATTTTCACTACCAAATAA